The genomic interval GCAAAACATTATGTTGCTTTAGATGTAAAAATAGTAAGAGATTTGGAATCTTGTTTGGTGCTTTGTCATTATCGACAGGGAATCAAGCAAATGATCCATGGAATAAAGTATGGTAAAAAGCTGTATCTGATCAAACCGTTGATTTGGCTTTTACAAAATGCGTCTCTGCTGACTGCTATACCAGAGATAGATTTTGTTGTACCTGTTCCATTGCACAAAGAACGGTTTAAAGAACGCGGTTTTAATCAAACGGAAAAAATTTTTAGACCTTGGGCGATCGGAGCGGGTTTGGTATGGCAAGAGATACTGCAAAGAAAAAAATCTACGCTGAATCAATATAAGTTGACGATTGCAGAGCGAAAGAAAAATGTGGAAGACGCGTTTACGCTCATCGCTACATGTGAAATTCAAGGCAAAACGATTTTACTCGTCGATGATATTTTTACGACGGGGGCGACAATGCATGCATGTGCAAAAGTTTTAAAGCATGCCGGAGCAAAGCGGGTAATTGGGCTCACTATTGCGAGTGATGCTTAAGAAATTGGAAATGATTAAAAATTTTCTTTGAAATTTTTGTTTGTGCAATTATAATAGAGGTAATGAGACATGTTGGTGTGTGGAGAGGGAGTGGCAAAGATGAATTTGGGAAATTGTCCGGAATGCGGAAAATTATATGTGAAAACAGCGGTAGGCATGTGTTTGGATTGTTATAAGCTAGAAGAAGAAAATGAAAAGATCGTGGCGGAGTATGTACGTGACCATCCTAGATCTTCTGTTGAAGCAATACATAAGGCGACTGGCGTAAAAGAAAAAACCATTTTTCGTATGATCAAGAATGGCCGATTTATGGATATATCCGAAATTTCGTACCCTTGTGAAAGCTGTGGAAGCCCGATTTATGAAGGTCGTTTATGCGATAAGTGTAATGCGAATTTTTTGAATCAAGTAAAAGAATCAGAATCTGCACGTTTCACAAAAGCAAAAGAAGAGGAAGAACGTCGTCGTGGTGGTATGTATACAAAAAATATGGTGAGATAGGACCGCGACTTAGTAAAAATCATGTTTTGCAGCTGAAAAAGGCGTATAATAAAGATAATAAAAGAATAAAGAAGTATTTACGAGCATTTGAAGTAAATTTAATGAAAAGCGAGGATTAATATCCTTGCTTTTTTTTTCGATACTATATAAAGAATAAGAAAATGCCAAGAGGCGGGTGTAAGATCATGATTATTAAGAATAATGTGCAAAGTATTTTAACGGCGTATGGTGATAATAAAACTGTTAAAAACATGCAAACTGAAAATAAAACAGCAGGTACAGCAAAATTAGACGAGGTTGTTTTGTCTTCACAAGCACAGGAATTCAGCCAAGTTTTACAAAAGGCACAGAGCATGTCTGATGTTAGGGCTGATAGAGTGAATCAAGTAT from Massilibacillus massiliensis carries:
- a CDS encoding ComF family protein encodes the protein MLKRLYQAVLDTLFPPKCPICHAYLDVHDQPWCTSCLSQVTAKHYVALDVKIVRDLESCLVLCHYRQGIKQMIHGIKYGKKLYLIKPLIWLLQNASLLTAIPEIDFVVPVPLHKERFKERGFNQTEKIFRPWAIGAGLVWQEILQRKKSTLNQYKLTIAERKKNVEDAFTLIATCEIQGKTILLVDDIFTTGATMHACAKVLKHAGAKRVIGLTIASDA
- the flgM gene encoding flagellar biosynthesis anti-sigma factor FlgM → MIIKNNVQSILTAYGDNKTVKNMQTENKTAGTAKLDEVVLSSQAQEFSQVLQKAQSMSDVRADRVNQVSMQIDAGTYAVNAAAIAEKMLNIRY